The following proteins come from a genomic window of Candidatus Rokuibacteriota bacterium:
- a CDS encoding CoA transferase: DFHRPEARELMYKLAAKADVMVENYRPGTFDRWGIGYRQLREINPRLIYIWLGGFGGWGPGRVRASYDILGQAQGGAFSITGQQEEFGGSPSKHTICLADYWGGLMGAVHALSALYWRDNVSGEGTFLEYSQVHGVSRQLEYALPLYGRHGVIRERWGNWDTQLCVHGIIKCGKSSYPGSDNPQEQEEGYILISAYEDEDFARLCKAVGQEKLARLYKSHDVRVKPDSQREIYAALEAWAKDKTKEQVAQILDRAGVITQPVWNAKEVASHPHWRQRGSIFWLDDPTYGDLLSQGPAYRMSDTPPRVKWSLKPIGADNEQIYSKLCGLAAEEIKRLEAEEII; the protein is encoded by the coding sequence GACTTCCATCGCCCCGAGGCGCGGGAGCTGATGTACAAGCTCGCGGCCAAGGCCGACGTGATGGTCGAGAACTATCGCCCGGGCACCTTCGACCGCTGGGGGATCGGCTACCGCCAGCTCCGGGAGATCAACCCCCGCCTGATCTATATCTGGCTCGGCGGCTTCGGCGGCTGGGGGCCGGGGCGCGTCCGGGCGTCCTACGACATCCTGGGCCAGGCCCAGGGCGGCGCCTTCTCGATCACCGGGCAACAGGAGGAGTTCGGCGGCTCCCCCTCCAAGCACACCATCTGTCTCGCCGACTACTGGGGCGGACTGATGGGGGCCGTCCACGCGCTCTCGGCCCTCTACTGGCGCGATAATGTCTCGGGAGAAGGCACGTTCCTCGAGTACAGCCAGGTCCACGGCGTCTCCCGCCAGCTCGAGTACGCGCTCCCCCTCTACGGCCGTCATGGGGTGATCCGCGAGCGCTGGGGAAACTGGGATACGCAGCTCTGCGTGCACGGGATCATCAAGTGCGGAAAATCGTCCTATCCCGGCTCAGACAACCCCCAGGAGCAGGAAGAAGGCTACATCCTGATCTCGGCCTACGAGGACGAGGACTTCGCGCGCCTCTGCAAGGCCGTCGGCCAGGAGAAGCTGGCGCGCCTGTACAAGAGCCACGACGTGCGCGTCAAGCCCGACAGCCAGCGCGAGATCTACGCGGCGCTCGAGGCCTGGGCCAAGGACAAGACCAAGGAGCAGGTGGCCCAGATCCTCGACCGGGCAGGAGTCATCACGCAACCCGTCTGGAACGCGAAAGAGGTCGCGAGCCACCCCCACTGGCGCCAGCGCGGCTCGATCTTCTGGCTCGACGACCCGACCTACGGCGACCTGCTCTCGCAGGGCCCGGCCTACAGGATGTCGGACACGCCGCCGCGCGTGAAATGGTCGCTCAAGCCCATCGGCGCCGACAACGAGCAGATCTACTCGAAGCTCTGCGGCCTCGCCGCCGAGGAGATCAAGCGCCTCGAGGCCGAGGAGATCATCTAA